The nucleotide window ACCAAACCCATATCTAACTATAAAgtcatatttaaaatataataaacacaatttaaaattataattttataattttattaattataaaattatatatgtatGTAAAAAAATTATCTTATAACAATTCATTATTGTGGGGATAGAGGGTGCCCTATAAAACCACCCTAACCTCCTCCTCATTAATCTTTGCATTATTATTGGTAAATTACCCTTATTATTAATGCTATTGTTACTTGGAGGGTCTCTTTTAAGGTTGTTAGGAATGCAAATGTTTGTTAATTGATATTGATACATGAGACTATCCAATTAGTCTTTCTTTAATCATTTGGAGATTAAGAGTTGAATTGcataaataacttttttttttttttataatacaattgacattttcaaatttaacaacataaaaattttatatactaTGACTTTATTCGATAACAGCTTTTATACTATTTTGTGTCATAAGTATTTATATTAgtatttaaaagttaaaaaataaattataaaatattgggtaaatattacatataattatttaactttatgagcattttcataaaaattattgaattttaatttatttcataaaactcattaatttttaatttgatttcataaatattactataataaaaaaatttaaagattttAAGTTAATTAACCTGCTGATCTGCAttgttttataaataaaaataccttattttattaatttattaaaaagaatATTATGCATAAAATGCATTCAATTACTCcgatttttatttacttttacaAAATTATTAGTAACTACTAattagataattttatttttaaaatagttGACATACCAATTGATTGGCcttaaaatctttaattttcaGTGATTTTtacgaaattaaattgaaattcaacaagttttataaaaaaagaaaataaaatgaaaacacTCATAAACTTAAATGACCACGTATGATAATTGTACATTAAACGATATCTCTTTTAACTTTAAGGTTAGTGTTTTGATTAGTGTCAAAAGGGTAATATAACTATTTTTACGTTTAATAAGtaatcaataattatttttattgaatatttTAAGCTaatcaataatttaattaattggattagctgaaatatttaattaattatggatataacaaataaattatataattttcagAATGTATCTTATTTCTcttgaaaatataaaaatcttcaagttcttcatatagAAATCATAAAGACAATTAAAGCATTaataattgaaaataaccacaaatatatattttttttcatttattttacaaaGATAAGTTATACATGATTTGATACGTAGAAGAATTGGTGtattaaactaattaataaattttataaatcttgaatatttaaatttaatttaacaaatattttaaatattttctatttattatataatttattgaatataaaatttgtttaaaatatattttaatatattaattaaaagttgttaaaatttaattttaagttaaattgaatatattatgattgtctaaaaaaatatattataattataaaattattaaataatatatatttttttaaatggcTTTTCAAATACagttcaaattaattaaaaaataaatttaaaatattatttttattatttaattgaaaacatcaaattaatatatttaaaaataataaattttttgtcAACAGATGAGCAATTTCTCAAGCAAATTCAAAACAAGGTCACATGATTGGTGTGCACTTGTCCCCACTCCAACGTTAATAAgctttttcctcttcttctttgtGTCCCACTTTGTGTTCTTTCTTTTTCCAATTATATTTTTAACCTTTTGCAGGCTTAAAAaggcagcaaaaaaaaaaaaaaaaagaactattTTTCTTATAGCTTGCAAACCATTTGAAAAAAAAGCCTGGACGAGTCCAAGAACTAGAAGATCCAAAAACTTGTTTAAGGATCCCAGCAATCCTTAGCCATTGTTAGGTTGTTGTAGTTTTTCAAGTTTGTGATCTCTCTTTCTGTCGTTTTTGAACCCACAAGCGCCACAAGGCACGCAAGGGGCCTAAGATATCGGAAATCTCTTTCATTCATGCTTTTTTTGAATTCGGAAACAAACAAACAATGAAGCttgtgcttcttcttcttcttcttcttctctataTGCCCTCTTGGATTTTTCACTTCTGTTTCGTACATGCTGTACCTGTACACGACCCTTTTCTTTCCTCTCCAGCTTCCTCTCCTTCTTCTATAGTTtctgcttccatggctgccttcTCTCCAGGTACTCCAGTTGCTTATAGGCCTTGTTGTTTTTACTCATTTCAGTTTTCTTAACAAAATCTACCCTTTCCCCACTTGAAAACGTTTTTTTTTTAGCTGGTTAGAAGTTATTtgaaaattcaaatttcaaaagTGACCAACAAAATCCGGGGCAATTAACACTACACGCGCAGAAAATTTAGTTGTTAATGGTATTTAAATTATTGGTTGATATGATTGATAATCATCTTTGTGTCTTGATAAAAATGTTACCTTTTTCCATTTCTTTACTCGGTTTTGGCAGAATCTCaagattttaattttatgatCTTTCCATTTTTCCAAAGGTTAAGCTTAAGCTCACTTTTATATGTACCTCATTGGCAGGAATTCAATCCCAAATGGGAACAGAAGAAGACCACCACAAGATGAAGTTGGACAAGAAAATAGTCATATTTCTTATTGTTGCTTGTGGCATTCTTGCTATAATCGTTCTTTTCTCTTTATTTGGTTGTTGCATTTATTATTGGAAGTTGTATCAAAGAAAGAAAAATGCCCAGTTCTCAGGTAGCCTCCTTTTTGCATTTACTCCCACTCTGTTTTTTACTTTAAATTTTGTGGTCTGTTATAGTGATATTGCCTAATATTCTTTGTTTTGTTTCTTTCTGTTCTGTGGGTTCTAAATATGAAGAGGTTGAGAAAGGGGTGTCAGCAACGCCAGTCTTGGGTAAATTTAATTCATTGACGATGGTTAGTAACAGGGGATCTGTTTCATTGATTGATTATAAGCTACTGGAGAAGAGTACAAAAAATTTTGGAGATGACAATTTATTGGGCAAGGGTGGATTTGGACGAGTTTATAAAGCATTATTGGAAGATGACAAGCATGTTGCAGTCAAGAAACTAGACTGTGCAGATGAAGATGCCCGGAGAGAATTTGAGGTACTGGAGGTTTACTTGCCCTTTGGTTTTGTTGGATTACTTCTGTCTTTTATTTTTTGTTGACTTATTGCTTGGAATTGCAGAATGAGGTGGATTTGTTAAGCAAAATTCATCACCCAAATATCATTTCTCTTCTGGGTTACTGTGTTCATGAGGACATGGGGTTTATTGTTTACGAATTGATGCAAAATGGGTCCCTTGAAGATCTATTGCATGGTGATACTTTCTtctcattattttattttattttcttttcttttttgattGGAAATTGTGCCATGGATGATGAAGTATGgtgtaatgaaataaaaaaaaaaaacccaagttttttaatttatatttttgtttgtTTGGATTTGTTTATTTATAGGACCTTCTCGTGGATCTTCATTAAGTTGGCACATGCGATTGAAAATTGCTCTTGATATAGCAAGGTGAGGTTGTTTTGCCAATATATTAACCGATTCGGACTGCTAACATTGTTTCTTATGGTATTTCTTTTTGTCCAATTGTTGGCCAGAGGATTAGAATATATGCATGAGTTCTGCAAGCCAGTAGTGATCCATAGAGATCTGAAATCATCTAATATACTTTTGGATTCTAACTTCAATGCCAAGGTAAAAAGAGTACAGAATTATCATCACTTCTATGCTATCTATCTAAAATACACTTGCCATTCAACTATTGCCactatttattattattgttttatcAAGTTCACTGCCCTCCTCCTCCTCTCTATCTATTGTCTTGTTTCAGCTATCGGATTTTGGTCTTGCTGTAGCTGATAGCTCCCAGAATAGGAACAAGCTCAAGCTTTCAGGCACTGTGGGTTATGTAGCCCCAGAGTATATGTTGGATGGTATGCTATTGCTAACTAAACTTTGTTATTTGGTTAATTCTGACTTTAGGAGAAGCATTTCATTGATAATTCTCATTTGGTTAGATAGTTGTATTAATATTTTAGTACTTAACTATCATAGAGAAAATATTTCCCTTACCGAACTAGATGCAACATAATTTGATGACTTGTGCAATATTTTATTAGGATCTGATGACATTGATAATTATATAATTGGCATTCTCCGAGACCAAGCTGTCTTCAGTCCACATGTACTGCCATTGCCTAGCATCTGCacttatcattttcttttctttaatcctAACAACCATATATATGCCCAGAACTCTCCTCTTTCAATTGATACTCAAACTCGAGACCTTACATTTTTAATATCGTCTCTAGCTTCATTATC belongs to Hevea brasiliensis isolate MT/VB/25A 57/8 chromosome 4, ASM3005281v1, whole genome shotgun sequence and includes:
- the LOC110635722 gene encoding probable receptor-like protein kinase At1g80640 is translated as MKLVLLLLLLLLYMPSWIFHFCFVHAVPVHDPFLSSPASSPSSIVSASMAAFSPGIQSQMGTEEDHHKMKLDKKIVIFLIVACGILAIIVLFSLFGCCIYYWKLYQRKKNAQFSEVEKGVSATPVLGKFNSLTMVSNRGSVSLIDYKLLEKSTKNFGDDNLLGKGGFGRVYKALLEDDKHVAVKKLDCADEDARREFENEVDLLSKIHHPNIISLLGYCVHEDMGFIVYELMQNGSLEDLLHGPSRGSSLSWHMRLKIALDIARGLEYMHEFCKPVVIHRDLKSSNILLDSNFNAKLSDFGLAVADSSQNRNKLKLSGTVGYVAPEYMLDGELTEKSDVYAFGVVLLELLLGRRPVEKLAPAHCQSIVTWALPQLTSRASLPNIVDPVIKDTVDEKYLFQVAAVAVLCVQPEPTYRPLIIDVVHSLVPLIPVELGGTLRVATQAAQPGVHHNG